TTGACCGCCTTGCTGACCGTGGACTGGGTCAGGGACACGACTTCAGCCGCCTGGGAAAAACTGCCCTGGCGCACCACTTCGACAAACGCGTGCAGTGTTCGCAGATTCATCAGTATTCCCTTTTCGACTGGATTACAGCGATAAAAGTTGTTTTTATCATGCCAGAATTTTGCTTATCGTGGAGCGCTTCGCCGAATGGAGCCCCGTGCACATGATTATTTCGTCCGCATCCGATTACCGTGCTGCCGCCAAGCGCAAGTTGCCGCGCTTTCTCTTCGATTACATCGACGGCGGCGCCTACGCCGAGCACACGCTGCGGGCCAACAGCTCGGATCTGGCCGAGATCAGCCTGCGCCAGCGTATTTTGCGCAATGTCGATAACCTGAGTCTGAAAACCTCGTTGTTCGGCCAGGAGCAGGCCATGCCGGTCATCCTCAGCCCGGTCGGCCTCACCGGCATGTATGCACGGCGCGGTGAAGTGCAAGCGGCCAAGGCGGCGGCGAACAAAGACGTGCCCTTTTGCCTGTCGACGGTGTCGGTGTGTTCGATTGAAGAAGTCGCATCGCAAAGCCCGCAGTCGATCTGGTTCCAGCTGTATGTGCTCAAGGACCGCGGCTTCATGCGCAACGCCCTGGAGCGGGCGCAGGCGGCGGGTGTGACGACACTGGTGTTTACCGTCGATATGCCGACCCCGGGCGCCCGTTATCGTGATGCCCACTCCGGCATGTCCGGCCCCTATGCGGCGCAACGGCGGATGCTGCAAGCGGTGACCAAGCCGCAATGGGCGTTCGATGTGGGGTTGATGGGCCGTCCCCATGATCTGGGCAATATTTCCACGTACCTGGGCAAACCCACGCATCTGGAGGACTACATCGGCTGGCTGGCCAATAACTTCGATCCCTCGATCAGTTGGAAAGACCTGGAGTGGATTCGCGACTTCTGGAAGGGCCCGATGATCATCAAGGGCATCCTTGACCCACAGGATGCCAAGGATGCCGTGAGCTTCGGTGCCGACGGTATCGTGGTCTCCAATCATGGCGGTCGCCAGTTGGATGGCGTGCTGTCCACCGTCAAGGCATTGCCGCCGATTGCCGAGGCTGTGGGCGATGACCTCACCGTGCTGGTGGATTCCGGCATTCGTTCCGGGCTCGACGTGGTACGCATGCTCGCCCTGGGTGCCAAGGCCTGCCTGCTCGGGCGCGCCAGCGTGTACGCCTTGGCCGCCGACGGGCAGAACGGGGTGGAAAACCTGCTGGATATCTTCGCCAGGGAAATGCGCGTGGCGATGACGCTGACCGGCGTCACGTCGATCGAACAAATCGACGGCTCTACGCTGGTAACCCCGTAATTCTTCATCGGACTCAGCCAGATAAATGACGCCACACGCGGTCGACTGTTTTTAGCGCCAAGGCAGTCGTTTGATTCATATAGCTATTTATTAAATAAAACGATTTGGCACGAATCTCGCTCTAACCCTCTTCAAGCAGGTCACGCGATGACAAGACGTGTGGCAGCGCCCCGAGCTTATAACTCGGC
This genomic stretch from Pseudomonas orientalis harbors:
- the lldD gene encoding FMN-dependent L-lactate dehydrogenase LldD — encoded protein: MIISSASDYRAAAKRKLPRFLFDYIDGGAYAEHTLRANSSDLAEISLRQRILRNVDNLSLKTSLFGQEQAMPVILSPVGLTGMYARRGEVQAAKAAANKDVPFCLSTVSVCSIEEVASQSPQSIWFQLYVLKDRGFMRNALERAQAAGVTTLVFTVDMPTPGARYRDAHSGMSGPYAAQRRMLQAVTKPQWAFDVGLMGRPHDLGNISTYLGKPTHLEDYIGWLANNFDPSISWKDLEWIRDFWKGPMIIKGILDPQDAKDAVSFGADGIVVSNHGGRQLDGVLSTVKALPPIAEAVGDDLTVLVDSGIRSGLDVVRMLALGAKACLLGRASVYALAADGQNGVENLLDIFAREMRVAMTLTGVTSIEQIDGSTLVTP